The Thermococcus sibiricus MM 739 DNA window CTTGAAAAACTTCCTTAGTGGTGGGATTATGAGAGAAGCAATGTATTGGGAGCCCCTTGAGGGGAATAGGGTGAGATGCCATTTGTGCCCTTTGAATTGCATTATTAGTGAAGGGCAAAGGGGATCATGTAAGATTAGAAAAAATATTAATGGGAAGCTGTATGCACTCAATTATGGGAAAATTTCTTCCATGGCTGCCGATCCAATAGAGAAAAAACCTCTTTATCATTTTCACCCCGGTTCATGTGCTTTTTCAATTGGCACGGTTGGTTGCAACATGCACTGTATTCACTGCCAGAACTGGGAGATAAGTCAGAGCAATGAGACTTTCCCCTACTTAGAGAATGCAACCTCTGAGGCCATAGTGAGATTGGCCAAACACTATGCGTGTGAGAGCATAGCCTACACTTACAACGAGCCCACGATATGGTATGAATTTGTTCTCGAGACTTCAAAACTTGCCAAAGAGGCCGGCCTTAAAAACATACTTGTAACAAACGGCTACATAAACGAAGAACCTTTTAGGGCCTTGGCCCCTTACATTGATGCCATGAACATCGATATAAAAGCATTCAGGGATGAGTTCTACAGGAAAATTTCAAAGGTTCCGGGGGTTGAGCCGAGCAAAAGAACGGCCATCATAGCCAAGAAAGAGTTTGGAATCCACGTAGAGTTGACTTACTTGATCATTCCAACTCTCAACGATAGTGAAGAAGAGATAAGTGCCTTTGTGAGATGGGTAGGGAAGGAGCTTGGTGATGATACACCAGTACACTTCTCCCGCTTCTTCCCGCACTATCAGCTTCTCTCTTTGCCACCAACACCAGTCGAAACCATTGAAAAAGCCTACCGCATAGCAAAGGAGGAAGGTCTAAAATTTGTTTACGTTGGCAACGTTCCCGGCCATAATGGAGAGTACACATACTGCCCAAAATGTGGAAAACCTTTAATAGTCCGGTGGGGGTTTACCATAGAGGAGTATCACATAAAGAATGGAAAATGCGAATACTGCGGTGAACCAATACCGATAATTGGGGAATATAAGAAAAAACATTACAGAGGGCTGTGGTGGTAATATGACGACAATGAAAGTTAGATTTTATATCGAAGGCCTTTCCAATGATAAGAAAGCTTTGGAAAGAGCTGTTGAGGAGAT harbors:
- the amrS gene encoding AmmeMemoRadiSam system radical SAM enzyme — encoded protein: MREAMYWEPLEGNRVRCHLCPLNCIISEGQRGSCKIRKNINGKLYALNYGKISSMAADPIEKKPLYHFHPGSCAFSIGTVGCNMHCIHCQNWEISQSNETFPYLENATSEAIVRLAKHYACESIAYTYNEPTIWYEFVLETSKLAKEAGLKNILVTNGYINEEPFRALAPYIDAMNIDIKAFRDEFYRKISKVPGVEPSKRTAIIAKKEFGIHVELTYLIIPTLNDSEEEISAFVRWVGKELGDDTPVHFSRFFPHYQLLSLPPTPVETIEKAYRIAKEEGLKFVYVGNVPGHNGEYTYCPKCGKPLIVRWGFTIEEYHIKNGKCEYCGEPIPIIGEYKKKHYRGLWW